One Streptomyces fagopyri DNA window includes the following coding sequences:
- a CDS encoding helicase C-terminal domain-containing protein, whose translation MRTEEQRDPDPAPAGTPPRSLAEALRTRDDTSLSALLRIRPDLITPVPTDLTQLATRAGTRASVVRALERLDRFALQTAEALAVASDPATYDELLGLMAGDDRDPAVTAAFPYTLTTLREQALVWGTDDRLRLVRTARELLAPGPQHPSPTGLGPTVAEATAGMSPGRVQEIVAACGLPTTHDAVSAVASLTALFTDRERMPALLDTAPPESLEVLSRLVWGPPYGQVTADPARHLRWLIDRALLLPTAPGTVVLPREAALHLRAGRAHRQTDPVAPALETARTHRPQMVDTTAAGQAYTALATVEELLKDWHEGGPSVLRAGGLSVRDLKRTAVALDVVEPVAAFWVELAYAAGLLASDGEAEERYAATPGYDEWLELAAAERWAKLASAWLAATRTAGLVGGRDAKDRTLSALGPGLDRSAAPEVRHRVLALLAGLPEGSSAVPDSVIARLHWERPPRGPRTAAGDDLRGRLARWTLSEAELLGVTGRGALSAQGRALLGLPPAPVHETAPEAASGSGSVGTGAGRGAGAGAGAGAGAGAKLPVHRHLRPAVEPAALLPRTPAEQAAAAARAARILGPLLPEPLDHVLLQADLTAVAPGPLRRPLADTLGVLADVESKGGATVYRFTPGSVRRALDAGRSASDLQAFLTAHSRTPVPQPLAYLIDDVARRHGHLRIGAASAYVRCDDDAVLNEILADKRSQGLRLRRLAPTVLAAQADPAALLDGLRSMGFAPAAESAEGDVLITRAHAHRTPPRAAPEPVPDGPPVPDATLLGAAIRAVRAGDLASTTPRKAAQAGLPGTGELPRTSSAETLATMQAAVMTGTTVWIGYVNAEGAASQRVIAPIRVEGGFVTAYDHTADEVRTYPLHRVTGVAELADDQQ comes from the coding sequence ATGAGGACAGAGGAGCAGCGCGACCCGGACCCCGCCCCGGCGGGCACCCCCCCGCGCTCACTGGCGGAAGCCCTCCGCACGAGGGACGACACCTCCCTGTCGGCCCTCCTCCGCATCCGCCCGGATCTCATCACCCCCGTCCCCACCGACCTGACGCAACTCGCCACCCGCGCCGGCACCCGCGCCTCGGTCGTGCGGGCCCTGGAGCGCCTCGACCGGTTCGCCCTGCAGACGGCGGAGGCCCTCGCGGTGGCGTCGGACCCGGCGACGTACGACGAACTGCTGGGCCTGATGGCGGGCGACGACCGCGACCCGGCGGTCACGGCGGCGTTCCCGTACACGCTCACCACCCTGCGCGAGCAGGCCCTCGTATGGGGCACCGACGACCGGCTCCGGCTGGTGCGCACGGCGCGTGAGCTGCTCGCCCCGGGCCCCCAGCACCCCTCCCCCACCGGCCTCGGCCCGACGGTCGCCGAGGCCACGGCGGGCATGTCCCCGGGACGCGTCCAGGAGATCGTGGCCGCCTGCGGTCTGCCGACCACCCACGACGCCGTCTCCGCGGTCGCCTCGCTGACCGCCCTGTTCACCGACCGGGAGCGGATGCCGGCGCTGCTGGACACGGCACCCCCCGAGTCGCTGGAGGTGCTGTCCCGGCTGGTGTGGGGACCGCCGTACGGCCAGGTGACGGCCGATCCGGCGCGCCATCTGCGCTGGTTGATCGACCGCGCGCTGCTGCTGCCCACGGCACCGGGCACGGTCGTCCTGCCCCGTGAGGCGGCCCTGCATCTGCGGGCGGGCCGCGCCCACCGGCAGACGGACCCGGTGGCACCGGCCCTCGAAACGGCCCGGACGCACCGTCCGCAGATGGTGGACACGACGGCGGCCGGGCAGGCCTACACCGCGCTGGCCACCGTCGAGGAACTGCTCAAGGACTGGCACGAGGGCGGGCCGTCCGTGCTGCGCGCCGGCGGTCTGAGCGTGCGGGACCTGAAGCGGACGGCGGTGGCCCTGGACGTGGTGGAACCGGTGGCCGCGTTCTGGGTCGAGCTCGCCTACGCGGCGGGCCTGCTGGCCTCCGACGGCGAGGCCGAGGAACGGTACGCGGCGACGCCCGGCTACGACGAGTGGCTGGAACTGGCCGCCGCTGAACGCTGGGCCAAGCTCGCCTCGGCGTGGCTGGCCGCGACCCGCACGGCGGGCCTGGTCGGCGGACGGGACGCGAAGGACCGTACGTTGTCGGCGCTGGGGCCGGGCCTGGACCGCTCCGCGGCCCCCGAGGTCCGCCACCGGGTCCTCGCCCTGCTCGCCGGCCTCCCGGAGGGCTCCTCCGCCGTCCCTGACTCCGTCATCGCCCGGCTCCACTGGGAGCGTCCCCCGCGCGGCCCCCGGACCGCCGCCGGCGACGACCTGCGCGGCCGGCTCGCCCGCTGGACCCTGTCCGAGGCCGAGCTGCTGGGGGTCACCGGCCGGGGCGCGCTGTCGGCGCAGGGGCGGGCCCTGCTGGGGTTGCCGCCCGCGCCGGTTCACGAGACCGCGCCCGAAGCCGCTTCCGGGTCCGGGTCGGTCGGAACGGGCGCCGGCAGAGGTGCCGGTGCCGGGGCCGGTGCCGGTGCCGGTGCCGGTGCCAAGCTTCCCGTCCACCGGCACCTCCGCCCCGCCGTCGAACCGGCGGCCCTCCTGCCGCGTACCCCGGCCGAACAGGCCGCCGCCGCCGCTCGGGCCGCCCGGATCCTCGGGCCGCTGCTCCCCGAACCCCTCGACCACGTCCTCCTCCAGGCCGACCTGACCGCCGTCGCGCCCGGCCCCCTGCGACGCCCCCTGGCCGACACCCTCGGCGTGCTCGCGGACGTCGAGTCGAAGGGCGGGGCGACGGTCTACCGCTTCACCCCGGGGTCGGTGCGAAGGGCCCTGGACGCGGGCCGTTCGGCCTCCGACCTCCAGGCCTTCCTCACGGCGCACTCCCGGACACCGGTTCCGCAGCCGCTCGCCTATCTGATCGACGACGTGGCCCGCAGACACGGCCATCTGCGGATCGGCGCGGCGTCGGCGTACGTCCGCTGCGACGACGACGCCGTGCTGAACGAGATCCTCGCCGACAAGCGCTCCCAGGGCCTGCGGCTCAGACGGCTCGCGCCCACCGTGCTCGCCGCGCAGGCCGACCCGGCCGCCCTCCTGGACGGTCTGCGCTCGATGGGGTTCGCGCCGGCCGCCGAGTCCGCCGAGGGGGATGTGCTGATCACCCGCGCCCACGCCCACCGCACCCCGCCGCGCGCAGCCCCCGAGCCCGTCCCGGACGGGCCGCCGGTGCCCGACGCCACCCTGCTGGGCGCCGCGATCCGTGCCGTCCGGGCGGGTGACCTGGCCTCCACGACCCCGCGCAAGGCGGCCCAGGCCGGTCTGCCGGGCACCGGTGAGCTGCCCCGCACCAGCTCCGCCGAGACCCTCGCCACCATGCAGGCCGCCGTCATGACCGGCACCACCGTGTGGATCGGGTACGTCAACGCCGAGGGCGCCGCGAGCCAGCGAGTGATCGCCCCGATCCGCGTCGAGGGCGGCTTCGTGACGGCGTACGACCACACGGCCGACGAGGTCCGCACCTATCCGCTGCACCGCGTCACCGGGGTCGCGGAACTGGCGGACGACCAGCAGTGA
- a CDS encoding HAD family hydrolase, with translation MPSRGLTVGFDLDMTLIDSRPGIHACYRALSARTDTYIDCDLVVTRLGPPLEEELVNWFPAERVPAVAGLYRELYPEYAITGTLAMPGAHEAVEAVRAAGGRAVVVTAKWQPNAELHLRHLGIGADAVVGDLWAERKAEALRAYGASVYVGDHTGDVRGARTADAYSVAVATGPCDAAELRAAGADVVLADLTQFPAWLGGYREATPA, from the coding sequence ATGCCCTCGCGCGGGCTGACCGTCGGCTTCGACCTCGACATGACCCTGATCGACTCCCGCCCCGGCATCCACGCCTGTTACCGGGCGCTCTCGGCCCGCACGGACACGTACATCGACTGCGATCTCGTCGTCACCCGGCTCGGGCCGCCGCTGGAGGAGGAGCTCGTCAACTGGTTCCCGGCGGAGCGGGTCCCGGCCGTCGCCGGCCTCTACCGGGAGCTGTATCCCGAGTACGCGATCACCGGCACGCTCGCCATGCCGGGTGCCCACGAGGCCGTCGAGGCGGTGCGGGCGGCGGGCGGGCGGGCCGTCGTCGTCACGGCGAAGTGGCAGCCCAACGCCGAACTGCACCTCCGGCACCTGGGGATCGGCGCGGACGCGGTCGTCGGTGACCTGTGGGCCGAGCGGAAGGCGGAGGCCCTGCGCGCGTACGGCGCGAGCGTGTACGTCGGTGACCACACCGGCGACGTCCGCGGGGCGCGCACGGCGGACGCGTACTCCGTCGCCGTGGCCACCGGGCCGTGCGACGCGGCGGAACTGCGCGCGGCGGGCGCGGACGTCGTCCTCGCCGACCTGACGCAGTTCCCGGCCTGGCTGGGCGGCTACCGCGAGGCCACGCCCGCCTGA
- a CDS encoding cold-shock protein, with protein sequence MPTGQVKWFNSEKGFGFLSRDDGGDVFVHSSVLPAGVDALKPGQRVEFGVVAGQRGDQALSVTILDPTPSVAAAQRRKPDELASIVQDLTTLLENITPMLERGRYPEKTSGKKIAGLLRAVADQLDV encoded by the coding sequence GTGCCTACCGGCCAGGTCAAGTGGTTCAACAGTGAGAAGGGCTTCGGCTTTCTCTCCCGTGACGACGGCGGCGACGTCTTCGTCCATTCCTCGGTCCTGCCCGCCGGAGTCGACGCTCTCAAGCCCGGCCAGCGTGTGGAGTTCGGTGTCGTCGCCGGTCAGCGCGGCGACCAGGCGCTCTCGGTGACCATCCTGGACCCGACCCCCTCCGTCGCGGCCGCCCAGCGCCGTAAGCCCGACGAACTGGCCTCCATCGTGCAGGACCTGACGACCCTCCTGGAGAACATCACACCGATGCTGGAGAGGGGCCGATACCCGGAGAAGACCTCCGGGAAGAAGATCGCGGGCCTGCTGCGGGCGGTCGCCGACCAACTCGACGTGTAG
- a CDS encoding 1,4-dihydroxy-6-naphthoate synthase, whose product MSPEKLPEPLRIAYSPCPNDTFVFDAWAHGRVPGAPALDVTFADIDVTNGMAERGEFDVLKVSYAVLPYVLDEYALLPCGGALGRGCGPLVLTREPDADLTGRTIAVPSERSTAYLLFRLWAADTVPGGVGEIVVMPFHEIMPAVRDGKVDAGLVIHEARFTYQNYGLHKLADMGEHWELTTGLPIPLGAIIAKRSLGQERLTALAEAARTSVRAAWDDPEASRPYVLAHAQEMDPAVADQHIGLYVNEFTADLGEDGYAAVRGLLTRAAAEGLVPPLGPDALTFP is encoded by the coding sequence ATGAGCCCTGAGAAGCTGCCCGAGCCGCTGCGGATCGCGTACTCGCCCTGCCCGAACGACACCTTCGTCTTCGACGCCTGGGCCCACGGCCGCGTCCCCGGCGCGCCCGCCCTGGACGTGACCTTCGCGGACATCGACGTCACCAACGGCATGGCCGAACGCGGTGAGTTCGACGTACTGAAGGTGTCGTACGCCGTGCTGCCGTACGTCCTCGACGAGTACGCGCTGCTGCCCTGCGGCGGAGCTCTGGGCCGGGGCTGCGGCCCGCTGGTGCTGACCCGGGAGCCGGACGCCGACCTGACGGGGCGCACGATCGCCGTGCCGAGCGAACGGTCGACGGCGTACCTGCTCTTCCGGCTGTGGGCCGCCGACACGGTGCCGGGCGGTGTCGGCGAGATCGTCGTGATGCCGTTCCACGAGATCATGCCCGCCGTGCGGGACGGCAAGGTGGACGCCGGACTCGTCATCCACGAGGCCCGTTTCACGTACCAGAACTACGGGCTCCACAAGCTCGCCGACATGGGTGAGCACTGGGAGCTGACCACCGGGCTGCCCATCCCGCTCGGCGCGATCATCGCCAAGCGGTCGCTGGGTCAGGAGCGCCTGACGGCCCTCGCCGAGGCGGCCCGCACCTCGGTCCGCGCCGCCTGGGACGACCCCGAGGCCTCCCGCCCGTACGTCCTCGCGCACGCCCAGGAGATGGACCCCGCCGTCGCCGACCAGCACATCGGCCTGTACGTCAACGAGTTCACCGCCGACCTCGGCGAGGACGGCTACGCGGCGGTCCGCGGCCTGCTCACGCGTGCCGCGGCCGAGGGACTGGTGCCGCCTCTCGGCCCGGACGCGCTGACGTTCCCGTAG
- a CDS encoding futalosine hydrolase, with protein MATAVPLERDAVAGAFAGPRHEVRLPGVTLHRLSPATGPALDLLAAGVGPALAASSVAAALTAGALEGAPYDLVVSAGIGGGFQPDAPVGSLVVADEITAADLGAETPDGFLPVTELGFGTVTHRPPGALVRALVAVTGARAGAVLTVSTVTGTAGRTAALRARHPRALAEAMEGFGVAEAAAAHGVPVLELRAVSNAVGPRDRAAWRIGEALAALTEGFGKLAPVLESWNPHEP; from the coding sequence GTGGCCACCGCGGTTCCGCTCGAACGGGACGCGGTGGCCGGGGCGTTCGCGGGCCCGCGCCATGAGGTGCGGCTTCCCGGGGTGACCCTCCACCGGCTGTCCCCCGCCACCGGGCCGGCCCTCGATCTGCTGGCGGCCGGTGTCGGCCCCGCCCTCGCCGCCTCCTCCGTCGCCGCCGCGCTCACCGCGGGCGCCCTCGAAGGCGCCCCCTACGACCTGGTCGTCTCCGCGGGCATCGGCGGCGGTTTCCAGCCGGACGCGCCCGTCGGGTCCCTCGTCGTCGCCGACGAGATCACCGCCGCGGATCTGGGCGCCGAGACCCCGGACGGGTTCCTCCCGGTGACGGAACTCGGCTTCGGCACCGTCACCCACCGTCCGCCGGGAGCACTCGTACGAGCGCTCGTGGCGGTCACGGGCGCACGGGCCGGAGCCGTACTGACCGTGTCCACCGTGACCGGCACCGCCGGGCGCACCGCCGCACTGCGCGCCCGGCACCCCCGCGCCCTCGCCGAGGCCATGGAGGGCTTCGGTGTGGCCGAGGCCGCCGCCGCCCACGGCGTGCCCGTACTGGAGCTGCGCGCGGTGTCGAACGCCGTCGGCCCGCGCGACCGCGCCGCCTGGCGCATCGGCGAGGCTCTCGCGGCCCTCACCGAGGGTTTCGGGAAGCTCGCGCCCGTCCTGGAGAGTTGGAACCCACATGAGCCCTGA
- a CDS encoding DUF2771 domain-containing protein — protein MTSLPRGRAANGHHRRAVAALGAVSAGLLVLSACDKPTPLATITVGKSSVSSETDCYNDGKAVSSADLAKCLKAKDIKSIKVDPDDTVRFGVDPEIADNGWTILMNGQPLTDSSKKTYRTIPGSVFFNAQYGASGNSTLVSIKEGDKTVTGLWSFKLKKDA, from the coding sequence ATGACCTCCCTGCCCCGCGGCAGAGCCGCCAATGGACATCACCGTCGCGCCGTTGCCGCTCTCGGCGCCGTTTCCGCCGGACTTCTCGTCCTGTCCGCCTGTGACAAGCCGACGCCGCTGGCCACGATCACGGTCGGCAAGAGCTCGGTGAGCTCCGAGACCGACTGCTACAACGACGGCAAGGCGGTGAGCAGCGCGGACCTGGCCAAGTGCCTCAAGGCCAAGGACATCAAGTCCATCAAGGTCGACCCCGACGACACCGTGCGGTTCGGCGTGGACCCGGAGATCGCGGACAACGGCTGGACGATCCTGATGAACGGTCAGCCGCTGACCGACTCCAGCAAGAAGACGTACCGGACGATTCCGGGAAGCGTGTTCTTCAACGCCCAGTACGGAGCCAGCGGCAACTCGACGCTCGTCTCCATCAAGGAGGGCGACAAGACGGTGACCGGACTGTGGTCGTTCAAGCTCAAGAAGGACGCCTGA
- a CDS encoding MFS transporter: MAAARSPQGAAGIDGTRGNIRSGGSGRMSGSVRAVGRALHFPFTGTARGIRKATHAHGAGESGLGKLIELHAVNGAGDVMITIALASTVFFSVPTDEARGRVALYLAITMAPFTLLAPVIGPLLDRLPHGRRAAMAGAMLARAMLALLLSGAVVSGSLELYPAALGVLVASKAYGVVRSAVVPRLLPPGFSLVKANSRVTLGGLLATGVAAPVGAGLQALGPRYPLYGAFAIFVVGTFLSFTLPPKVDSAKGEDRALLAADEEHVRRPRRGKTPRPGLRTVGTGVTHALAANAALRCLSGFLIFFLAFLLREHPLTGESAAVSLGIVGVSAGAGNALGTAVGAWLKSRAPEIIIVTVVACVLGAAITAALFFGAVLVACLTAVAGFSQALAKLSLDALIQRDVPELVRTSAFARSETLLQVAWVFGGAIGIVLPLNGTLGLAVAAAIVAVGWLTTVRGLIGAARHGGTARPRVA; the protein is encoded by the coding sequence GTGGCAGCCGCGAGGTCGCCCCAGGGAGCCGCCGGAATCGACGGCACCAGGGGGAACATCCGAAGTGGCGGATCGGGCCGGATGAGCGGGTCCGTCCGCGCGGTCGGCCGTGCCCTGCACTTCCCGTTCACCGGTACGGCCCGAGGAATCCGCAAGGCGACCCACGCGCACGGGGCGGGCGAGTCCGGCCTCGGCAAACTGATCGAACTGCACGCGGTCAACGGCGCCGGCGACGTCATGATCACCATCGCCCTCGCCTCCACCGTCTTCTTCTCCGTGCCCACCGACGAGGCCCGCGGGCGCGTCGCCCTGTACCTCGCCATCACCATGGCGCCCTTCACCCTCCTCGCCCCGGTGATCGGCCCGCTCCTGGACCGCCTGCCGCACGGCCGCCGGGCCGCGATGGCGGGCGCGATGCTCGCCCGCGCGATGCTCGCGCTGCTGCTGTCGGGCGCGGTCGTCAGCGGCAGCCTGGAGCTGTATCCCGCCGCGCTCGGTGTGCTCGTCGCGTCCAAGGCGTACGGAGTGGTGCGCAGCGCCGTCGTGCCCCGGCTGCTCCCGCCCGGGTTCTCCCTGGTGAAGGCGAACTCGCGGGTCACCCTCGGCGGCCTCCTCGCCACCGGCGTCGCCGCGCCCGTGGGAGCCGGACTGCAGGCCCTCGGCCCGCGCTATCCGCTCTACGGCGCCTTCGCGATCTTCGTCGTGGGGACGTTCCTGTCGTTCACCCTGCCGCCGAAGGTCGACTCGGCCAAGGGCGAGGACAGGGCGCTGCTGGCCGCGGACGAGGAACACGTGCGCAGGCCCCGGCGGGGGAAGACACCCCGTCCCGGGCTGCGCACCGTCGGTACGGGGGTCACCCACGCCCTCGCCGCCAACGCGGCCCTGCGCTGCCTCTCCGGCTTCCTGATCTTCTTCCTCGCCTTCCTGCTGCGCGAGCACCCGCTCACCGGCGAGAGCGCGGCCGTCTCGCTCGGGATCGTGGGCGTCTCGGCCGGCGCGGGCAACGCGCTCGGCACCGCGGTCGGGGCCTGGCTGAAATCCCGCGCCCCCGAGATCATCATCGTGACCGTGGTGGCGTGCGTCCTGGGTGCCGCGATCACCGCCGCCCTCTTCTTCGGGGCCGTTCTGGTGGCCTGTCTCACGGCGGTCGCCGGGTTCTCGCAGGCGCTCGCCAAGCTGTCCCTGGACGCGCTGATCCAGCGGGACGTGCCGGAACTCGTGCGGACCTCCGCCTTCGCGCGCTCCGAGACACTGCTGCAGGTGGCCTGGGTGTTCGGCGGCGCGATCGGCATCGTGCTGCCCCTCAACGGCACGCTGGGCCTGGCCGTGGCGGCCGCGATCGTCGCGGTCGGGTGGCTCACCACCGTCCGGGGGCTGATCGGCGCCGCCCGGCACGGAGGCACGGCGCGTCCACGCGTGGCATGA
- a CDS encoding DUF3027 domain-containing protein, which translates to MSAATTRSRTPDRLCAEAVDLARAAAEEAAAPGVVGEHVGLVSEGDRVVTHYFECKDFGYRGWRWAVTVARASRAKIVTLDETVLLPGTDALLAPEWVPWSERLRPGDMGPGDLLPTDAEDLRLEPGFSGEDEPAPNSAVSQDMAELVEAEDAEVTGGSPADLPFAPRRGSIAAVAEELGLRRARVLSRYGLHVAADRWEESYGPKTAMAQAAPASCVSCGFLNPIGGSLGQAFGVCANEFSPADGRVVALSYGCGGHSEAAVMPTPPRPAPPVIDETRVDPFPLRPAPDSGSVSIAPDEPSSELGHS; encoded by the coding sequence GTGAGCGCAGCGACCACGCGAAGCCGCACCCCCGACCGTCTGTGCGCCGAGGCCGTCGACCTCGCGCGCGCCGCCGCCGAGGAGGCAGCCGCCCCCGGCGTCGTCGGTGAACACGTGGGGCTGGTCTCCGAGGGGGACCGTGTCGTCACGCACTACTTCGAGTGCAAGGACTTCGGCTACCGGGGCTGGCGCTGGGCCGTGACGGTCGCCCGTGCCTCCCGGGCGAAGATCGTCACCCTGGACGAGACGGTGCTGCTGCCCGGCACGGACGCGCTTCTCGCGCCCGAGTGGGTGCCGTGGAGCGAGCGCCTGCGGCCGGGGGACATGGGCCCCGGTGACCTGCTGCCCACCGACGCCGAGGACCTGCGGCTCGAACCCGGTTTCTCCGGTGAGGACGAGCCCGCGCCGAACTCCGCCGTCTCGCAGGACATGGCCGAGCTGGTGGAGGCGGAGGACGCCGAGGTGACGGGGGGCAGCCCCGCGGACCTTCCGTTCGCGCCGCGCCGCGGTTCGATCGCGGCGGTGGCGGAGGAGCTCGGACTGCGCCGGGCGCGGGTGCTCTCCCGGTACGGGCTGCATGTCGCGGCCGACCGGTGGGAGGAGTCGTACGGGCCCAAGACGGCGATGGCGCAGGCGGCGCCCGCGTCGTGCGTCAGTTGTGGCTTCCTGAACCCGATCGGCGGCTCACTCGGACAGGCGTTCGGTGTCTGTGCGAATGAGTTCTCGCCGGCGGACGGGCGGGTCGTGGCGCTCTCGTACGGGTGCGGGGGGCACTCCGAGGCCGCGGTCATGCCGACGCCGCCGCGTCCGGCCCCGCCGGTCATCGACGAGACCCGGGTCGATCCCTTCCCGCTCCGGCCCGCGCCGGATTCCGGTTCGGTCTCGATCGCCCCGGACGAGCCGTCGTCTGAACTGGGCCACTCGTAA